The following coding sequences are from one Prosthecobacter vanneervenii window:
- a CDS encoding heavy metal translocating P-type ATPase, which produces MPNSNAAPPDASSWMSALADFLLEEPAVESIRLNPDAKRVEMATLGRVDGELLQAKLSEILRAVDARWLKQNGHVTPNHGMLDVEEKDGAFVLAKPSCPTAPKLWHWRDFAWPEPDEMEQESEDEWRTLAMQAGLCAVTLAAGYITERFFSTSHWLPKGLFAISLISGGWDAAKDTWENLRERRLDVHFLMLAVALGAVAIGAWEEGALLLFLFSTSGALEHFVMFRTHREINALTKAAPKFAHVLQPDGSTADRDVHGLQIGEVIVVKPDELFAVDGTVISGSTAADESTLTGEAVPIPKEAGATIYGGTLNQWGLVHVRVDRPATQSALAKIINLIQTAQHLRAPSQRFTDRFGTSYTILTLGVVAAMFFVWWLALGIPPFENTAASKSSFYRAMTLLVVMSPCALVLSIPSAILAAIAWGARRGVLFRGGAAIEKLAEVDVIAMDKTGTLTEGELKVSRIESFPAGREQEVLRIAASLEANSNHPIARAITQYAKAQGIEMEKLAEFQSITGQGLRGRTEHGLSYVGRRELVKDSPLGEVLAAVPDAPLGFSEVWVLHEQIVGRVLLKDEIRAGSRGVLERLAADGVRTIMLTGDRRAAAAEVGEKLGISEVRAGLHPEDKVAAIRELTQAGHKVAMVGDGVNDAPSLAAAHVSVAMGARGSDAALEQSDVVLMKDKIEKLLAARRISHRARQIIQQNLFISLGSVIVMAVASLFGIVPLTLGVLTHEGSTVVVCLNSLRLLFEKE; this is translated from the coding sequence ATGCCAAACTCCAACGCAGCCCCTCCTGATGCATCCTCCTGGATGTCCGCGCTGGCGGATTTCCTGCTGGAAGAACCCGCCGTCGAATCCATCCGGCTGAATCCTGATGCCAAGCGTGTGGAGATGGCGACCCTCGGTCGGGTGGATGGCGAGCTGCTTCAGGCAAAGCTTTCTGAGATCCTGCGCGCGGTGGATGCCCGATGGCTCAAGCAAAACGGCCACGTGACACCCAACCACGGCATGCTGGATGTGGAGGAAAAAGACGGCGCTTTTGTGCTGGCCAAGCCCTCATGCCCCACCGCACCCAAGCTCTGGCACTGGCGTGACTTTGCGTGGCCGGAGCCGGACGAGATGGAACAGGAAAGCGAAGACGAGTGGCGCACGCTGGCCATGCAGGCGGGTCTTTGCGCCGTGACTCTGGCGGCGGGCTACATCACTGAGCGCTTCTTTTCCACCTCGCACTGGCTGCCGAAGGGCCTCTTCGCCATCTCTCTGATTTCCGGCGGATGGGATGCGGCCAAGGACACCTGGGAAAACCTGCGTGAGCGACGCCTGGACGTGCATTTCCTCATGCTGGCCGTGGCCCTGGGGGCGGTGGCCATCGGCGCCTGGGAGGAGGGAGCGCTGCTGCTCTTCCTTTTCTCCACCTCCGGCGCGCTGGAGCATTTTGTGATGTTCCGCACACATCGGGAGATCAATGCACTGACCAAGGCGGCACCCAAGTTTGCGCATGTGCTGCAGCCGGACGGCTCGACCGCTGACCGCGATGTGCACGGGCTGCAGATCGGCGAGGTGATCGTGGTGAAGCCGGATGAACTCTTTGCCGTGGACGGCACGGTGATCTCGGGCTCGACGGCGGCGGATGAGTCCACCCTGACCGGTGAGGCGGTGCCCATTCCCAAGGAGGCAGGGGCCACGATCTATGGCGGCACCTTGAACCAATGGGGACTGGTGCATGTGCGGGTGGACCGTCCGGCCACGCAGAGCGCGCTGGCCAAGATCATCAACCTCATCCAGACCGCGCAGCATCTGCGTGCGCCGAGCCAGCGCTTCACGGATCGCTTTGGCACCAGCTATACCATCCTCACTCTGGGCGTGGTGGCAGCCATGTTCTTCGTCTGGTGGCTGGCCCTGGGCATCCCGCCTTTTGAAAACACGGCGGCGTCCAAGTCCTCCTTCTATCGTGCCATGACACTGCTGGTGGTCATGAGCCCCTGTGCCCTGGTGCTCTCCATCCCCTCCGCCATCCTGGCGGCCATCGCCTGGGGCGCACGGCGCGGTGTGCTCTTCCGCGGCGGTGCCGCCATCGAAAAGCTCGCGGAGGTGGACGTCATCGCCATGGACAAGACCGGTACCTTGACCGAGGGCGAGTTGAAGGTGAGTCGGATCGAGAGCTTCCCTGCCGGACGCGAGCAGGAGGTGCTGCGCATCGCCGCGAGCCTGGAGGCCAATTCCAACCACCCTATCGCCCGCGCCATCACCCAATATGCCAAGGCCCAGGGCATCGAGATGGAAAAACTGGCCGAGTTTCAATCCATCACCGGCCAGGGACTGCGGGGGCGCACCGAGCACGGCCTCAGCTACGTGGGGCGGCGGGAGCTCGTCAAAGACAGTCCGCTGGGCGAAGTGCTGGCGGCGGTGCCAGACGCACCCCTGGGTTTCAGTGAGGTCTGGGTGCTGCACGAGCAGATCGTGGGGCGGGTACTGCTCAAGGATGAGATCCGGGCCGGCAGCCGCGGCGTGCTGGAGCGGCTGGCCGCTGACGGCGTGCGCACCATCATGCTGACCGGCGACCGCCGCGCCGCCGCCGCCGAAGTGGGGGAAAAGCTGGGCATCTCCGAAGTGCGGGCCGGCCTGCACCCGGAGGACAAGGTGGCCGCCATCCGCGAGCTGACCCAGGCCGGGCACAAGGTGGCCATGGTGGGAGATGGTGTGAACGACGCCCCCAGCCTGGCCGCCGCCCACGTCTCCGTGGCCATGGGCGCCCGAGGCAGCGACGCCGCGCTGGAGCAGAGCGACGTGGTGCTGATGAAGGACAAGATTGAAAAGCTGCTCGCCGCCCGCCGGATCAGCCACCGGGCGCGGCAGATCATCCAGCAGAATTTGTTCATCTCGCTCGGCAGCGTCATCGTGATGGCGGTGGCTTCCCTTTTTGGGATCGTGCCGCTGACCCTGGGGGTGCTGACGCACGAGGGCAGCACGGTGGTGGTGTGCCTGAACAGCCTGCGACTGCTCTTCGAAAAGGAGTAA
- a CDS encoding tetratricopeptide repeat protein, with the protein MTVTEAELDPKYQTLWKKALISAERKNWEYVVDQVLPIVTANVGFLDGRKLLRTAEGESVGNGKKFSFGLGGLKPSSKKEPVEAIADLEENTFRKDPFSLTANEQLFDLAMKIQYPDLASFALETIRMGHPENTKNMHKLAKHYLAINQPEKAADTYNAILKVNPRDIEAKQGEKDAAAMSSMNRGGWNSGNFNDAKKDATEAAELEMLSRQGMTQDQMEQFLAKTIEQYNADQTNILIVKRMSDLYERLGHLETALTFYDYALSLNPGDVALQRKVEDLRNKVQDLQIAEFEREIEANPDAPDIDDKRAQVAEIRRQRGMAVINEAKARVDRNPTDKNLRYELGQAYFEAGMYTEALPELQQAKSNPKMRIKAILLLGRCFERKNMNDLARTSFMEASKELLVMDATKKEVLYELANVSEKMGDRAGSLEALKEIYNADYGYRDVAKRVESSYS; encoded by the coding sequence ATGACCGTTACCGAAGCCGAACTCGACCCCAAGTACCAAACCCTTTGGAAAAAAGCCCTCATCTCCGCCGAGCGGAAAAACTGGGAGTACGTGGTGGACCAAGTGCTGCCCATCGTGACCGCCAATGTCGGATTCCTTGACGGCCGCAAGCTGCTGCGCACCGCCGAAGGCGAAAGCGTGGGCAATGGCAAGAAATTCAGCTTCGGCCTCGGTGGTCTCAAGCCGAGCTCCAAGAAAGAGCCGGTCGAAGCGATCGCCGACCTGGAGGAAAACACCTTCCGCAAGGATCCCTTCAGCCTCACCGCCAATGAGCAGCTGTTTGATCTCGCGATGAAGATCCAATACCCGGATCTGGCCTCCTTTGCTCTGGAGACCATCCGCATGGGTCATCCCGAGAACACCAAGAACATGCACAAGCTGGCGAAGCACTACCTGGCCATCAATCAGCCAGAGAAAGCCGCCGACACCTACAATGCCATCCTCAAGGTCAACCCGCGTGACATCGAGGCCAAGCAGGGTGAAAAAGACGCCGCCGCCATGAGCTCCATGAACCGCGGTGGCTGGAACAGCGGCAATTTCAATGACGCCAAGAAAGATGCCACGGAAGCGGCTGAACTGGAAATGCTCAGCCGCCAAGGCATGACGCAGGATCAGATGGAGCAGTTCCTGGCGAAAACCATCGAGCAGTACAATGCCGACCAGACGAACATCCTGATCGTCAAGCGCATGTCGGACCTCTATGAGCGTCTGGGCCATCTGGAGACGGCACTCACCTTCTACGACTACGCACTATCCCTTAATCCCGGTGACGTGGCGCTGCAGCGCAAGGTGGAAGACCTGCGCAACAAGGTGCAGGACCTGCAGATCGCAGAATTTGAGCGCGAGATTGAAGCCAATCCTGATGCACCGGACATTGACGACAAGCGCGCCCAGGTGGCTGAGATCCGCCGCCAGCGCGGCATGGCTGTGATCAACGAAGCCAAGGCCCGTGTGGACCGCAACCCGACGGACAAGAACCTGCGCTACGAGCTGGGGCAGGCCTACTTTGAAGCAGGCATGTACACCGAGGCACTGCCCGAGCTGCAGCAGGCCAAGTCCAACCCGAAGATGCGCATCAAGGCCATCCTGCTGCTGGGCCGCTGCTTCGAGCGCAAGAACATGAACGACCTGGCCCGGACCTCCTTCATGGAGGCCTCCAAGGAGCTGCTCGTCATGGACGCCACGAAGAAGGAAGTGCTCTACGAACTGGCCAACGTCTCAGAGAAAATGGGCGACCGTGCCGGCAGCCTGGAAGCTCTCAAGGAAATCTACAACGCCGACTACGGCTACAGAGACGTGGCCAAGCGCGTGGAATCCTCCTACTCGTAA
- a CDS encoding lysophospholipid acyltransferase family protein, whose translation MIRSLIAGSLRVFSGSVARWQGCAPELAQRVYFANHTSNLDGPVLWASLPPPVRAVTRLIGARDYWSVGRMRPFLACHVFNAVLIERKKPTPDANPLVEMVNALGDRHSLILFPEGGRHSGDEPQPFKPGLYHLAKKRPDVQLVPVWMENLNRILPKGEILPVPVLGSVTFGEPIRLQDDEPKTDFLVRSREAVLKLRQ comes from the coding sequence ATGATTCGCAGTCTCATCGCTGGGTCCTTGCGCGTGTTTTCAGGTTCCGTGGCCCGCTGGCAGGGCTGCGCACCTGAGCTGGCGCAGCGCGTGTATTTTGCCAATCACACCAGCAATCTCGACGGCCCCGTCCTCTGGGCCTCGCTGCCGCCACCGGTCCGGGCGGTGACACGCCTGATCGGTGCTCGGGACTACTGGTCCGTGGGCCGCATGCGTCCCTTCCTGGCCTGCCATGTTTTCAATGCGGTGCTCATTGAGCGCAAGAAGCCCACGCCCGATGCCAATCCTCTCGTCGAAATGGTCAACGCTCTCGGAGATCGCCACTCGCTGATTCTCTTTCCCGAAGGCGGCCGCCACTCCGGCGATGAGCCGCAGCCCTTCAAGCCCGGCCTCTATCATCTGGCCAAAAAGCGTCCGGATGTGCAGCTCGTTCCCGTGTGGATGGAGAACCTCAACCGCATCCTGCCCAAGGGAGAAATCCTGCCCGTGCCCGTGCTTGGCAGCGTGACCTTTGGCGAGCCGATCCGCTTGCAGGATGACGAACCCAAAACCGACTTTCTCGTCCGCTCCCGTGAGGCCGTGCTGAAGCTCCGGCAATGA
- a CDS encoding TerC family protein, translating into MIFEFLAAADLWTTVKDGIPVVLALVVIEGLLSVDNALAIAAMASHLDEEQRKKAMNIGYIGAYGFRIVALLTASMIMGNHWLMLLGSLYLVWLMCSHFAEQSGESEGEEGESKGASHSFAKTIAMIAFLDLSLSFDNVVAAVAFARDSKMLVYIGVTLGIITLRLVAGYCIKLLERQPWLEHTAFLLVGFVGLLLGLELFWDQSIKQVYDLGGLKLISEADGHYHIAKAVKFAGIIGIILMHLAYEKNAGVKAVLRPVARLLLIPARIVSGLVSAIFWPISALIGAVRK; encoded by the coding sequence ATGATATTCGAATTTCTCGCCGCCGCAGACCTCTGGACCACCGTTAAAGATGGCATCCCCGTGGTGCTGGCCCTCGTCGTGATCGAGGGGCTTCTCTCCGTGGACAACGCGCTGGCCATCGCCGCCATGGCCTCCCACCTCGACGAGGAGCAGCGCAAGAAGGCCATGAACATCGGCTACATCGGCGCGTACGGCTTCCGCATCGTGGCCCTGCTCACCGCCAGCATGATCATGGGCAACCACTGGCTCATGCTGCTGGGCTCCCTCTACCTCGTGTGGCTCATGTGCTCCCATTTCGCCGAGCAGAGCGGCGAGAGTGAAGGAGAGGAAGGCGAGTCCAAAGGAGCCTCTCACAGCTTTGCCAAGACGATCGCCATGATCGCCTTTCTCGACCTGAGCCTGAGCTTTGACAACGTCGTCGCCGCCGTGGCCTTTGCCCGAGACAGCAAGATGCTGGTCTATATCGGTGTGACGCTCGGCATCATCACGCTGCGTCTGGTAGCGGGCTACTGCATCAAGCTGCTGGAGCGCCAGCCCTGGCTGGAGCACACCGCCTTCCTGCTCGTCGGCTTCGTGGGTCTCCTGCTCGGCCTGGAGCTCTTCTGGGACCAGAGCATCAAGCAGGTGTATGATCTCGGCGGCCTGAAGCTGATCAGCGAAGCTGACGGCCATTATCACATCGCCAAGGCGGTGAAGTTTGCCGGGATCATCGGCATCATCCTGATGCATCTGGCATATGAGAAGAACGCGGGGGTCAAAGCCGTGCTGCGCCCGGTGGCGCGTCTCCTGCTCATTCCGGCCCGGATCGTGTCCGGTCTCGTCAGCGCCATCTTCTGGCCCATTTCAGCCCTCATTGGTGCCGTACGGAAATAA